From Thunnus albacares chromosome 22, fThuAlb1.1, whole genome shotgun sequence, the proteins below share one genomic window:
- the cct7 gene encoding T-complex protein 1 subunit eta isoform X1, whose amino-acid sequence MMPTQVILLKEGTDTSQGIPQLISNINACQVISEAVRTTLGPRGMDKLMVDGRGKATISNDGATILKLLDVVHPAAKTLVDIARSQDAEVGDGTTSVTLLAAEFLKQLKPYVEEGLHPQTIIRAFRTATNLAVNKIKEIAVPVKKDDKQEQRQLLEKCAATALNSKLIAGQKDFFSKMVVDAVMSLDELLSLKMIGIKKVQGGGLEDSQLVSGVAFKKTFSYAGFEMQPKSYENPKIALLNVELELKAEKDNAEVRVKSVEDYQAIVDAEWNILYDKLEKIYQSGAKVVLSKLPIGDVATQYFADRDLFCAGRVQEEDLKRTMMACGGSIQTSVSAMTDDVLGQCELFEEVQVGGERYNFFKGCPKAKTCTIILRGGAEQFTEETERSLHDAIMIVRRAIKNDAIVAGGGAVEMELSKYLRDYSRTIPGKQQLLIGAYAKALEVIPRQLCDNAGFDATNILNKLRAKHAQGGMWYGVDINNEDIADNFSACVWEPSIVRINALTAASEAACLILSVDETIKNPRSSVDAPPGGAGRGRGRPHAH is encoded by the exons ATGATG CCCACACAGGTTATCCTGCTGAAGGAGGGGACGGACACGTCTCAGGGCATTCCCCAGCTCATCAGTAACATCAATGCTTGCCAG GTGATTTCCGAGGCTGTCAGGACCACCCTGGGGCCCAGAGGGATGGACAAACTGATGGTGGATGGCAGAG gtAAGGCCACAATCTCCAACGATGGAGCCACCATACTGAAACTGTTGGATGTGGTCCACCCTGCAGCCAAGACCCTGGTGGACATCGCTCGCTCCCAGGATGCTGAg GTTGGAGACGGCACCACCTCTGTCACTCTCCTGGCTGCTGAGTTCCTGAAGCAGCTGAAACCGTATGTGGAGGAGGGTCTCCACCCTCAGACCATCATCAGAGCGTTCCGTACTGCCACCAACCTCGCCGTCAACAAGATCAAGGAGATCGCCGTCCCTGTGAAGAAAGACGACAAGCA AGAGCAGAGGCAGCTGTTGGAGAAGTGTGCAGCCACAGCGCTTAACTCCAAGCTCATTGCTGGTCAAAAGGATTTCTTCTCCAAGATGGTGGTGGATGCCGTCATGTCTCTGGATGAGCTGCTGTCTCTGAAGATGATTGGCATCAAGAAGGTCCAGGGAGGAGGCCTTGAG GATTCCCAGTTGGTGTCTGGGGTTGCTTTCAAGAAGACCTTCTCCTACGCCGGGTTTGAGATGCAGCCTAAATCCTATGAGAATCCAAAGATTGCATTGCTCAACGTGGAGCTGGAGCTGAAGGCTGAGAAGGACAACGCTGAGGTCCGCGTGAAATCTGTGGAG GACTACCAGGCCATCGTGGACGCAGAGTGGAACATCCTGTACGACAAACTGGAGAAAATCTATCAGTCAGGAGCCAAGGTGGTTTTGTCCAAGTTGCCTATCGGTGATGTGGCCACCCAGTACTTTGCTGACAGAGACTTGTTCTGCGCCGGTAGAGTTCAGGAGGAGGATCTGAAGAGGACCATGATG GCCTGCGGAGGCTCCATCCAGACCTCAGTCAGCGCCATGACAGACGACGTCCTGGGACAGTGTGAACTGTTTGAGGAGGTCCAGGTCGGAGGAGAAAG GTATAACTTCTTTAAGGGATGCCCCAAGGCGAAGACATGCACCATCATCCTGAGAGGTGGAGCAGAACAGTTTACAGAGGAGACGGAGCGATCGCTGCATGATGCCATCATGATCGTGCGCAGAGCCATCAAG AACGACGCCATTGTAGCAGGTGGAGGAGCCGTGGAGATGGAGCTTTCCAAGTACCTGCGGGATTATTCCAGGACCATCCCCggaaaacagcagctgttgatCGGAGCGTACGCCAAGGCCCTGGAGGTCATCCCAAGACAGCTTTGTGACAACGCTGGCTTTGACGCCACAAACATCCTGAACAAACTGCGCGCCAAACACGCACAG GGCGGTATGTGGTACGGTGTGGACATCAACAACGAAGACATCGCAGACAACTTTTCTGCATGCGTCTGGGAGCCGTCCATCGTGCGTATCAATGCTCTGACGGCAGCATCCGAGGCGGCCTGCCTCATCCTGTCAGTGGATGAGACCATCAAGAACCCCCGCAGCTCTGTGGATGCACCTCCAGGGGGCGCCGGCAGGGGCAGAGGGAGACCCCATGCTCACTAA
- the cct7 gene encoding T-complex protein 1 subunit eta isoform X2, which produces MWRRVSTLRPSSERSVLPPTSEQRQLLEKCAATALNSKLIAGQKDFFSKMVVDAVMSLDELLSLKMIGIKKVQGGGLEDSQLVSGVAFKKTFSYAGFEMQPKSYENPKIALLNVELELKAEKDNAEVRVKSVEDYQAIVDAEWNILYDKLEKIYQSGAKVVLSKLPIGDVATQYFADRDLFCAGRVQEEDLKRTMMACGGSIQTSVSAMTDDVLGQCELFEEVQVGGERYNFFKGCPKAKTCTIILRGGAEQFTEETERSLHDAIMIVRRAIKNDAIVAGGGAVEMELSKYLRDYSRTIPGKQQLLIGAYAKALEVIPRQLCDNAGFDATNILNKLRAKHAQGGMWYGVDINNEDIADNFSACVWEPSIVRINALTAASEAACLILSVDETIKNPRSSVDAPPGGAGRGRGRPHAH; this is translated from the exons ATGTGGAGGAGGGTCTCCACCCTCAGACCATCATCAGAGCGTTCCGTACTGCCACCAACCTC AGAGCAGAGGCAGCTGTTGGAGAAGTGTGCAGCCACAGCGCTTAACTCCAAGCTCATTGCTGGTCAAAAGGATTTCTTCTCCAAGATGGTGGTGGATGCCGTCATGTCTCTGGATGAGCTGCTGTCTCTGAAGATGATTGGCATCAAGAAGGTCCAGGGAGGAGGCCTTGAG GATTCCCAGTTGGTGTCTGGGGTTGCTTTCAAGAAGACCTTCTCCTACGCCGGGTTTGAGATGCAGCCTAAATCCTATGAGAATCCAAAGATTGCATTGCTCAACGTGGAGCTGGAGCTGAAGGCTGAGAAGGACAACGCTGAGGTCCGCGTGAAATCTGTGGAG GACTACCAGGCCATCGTGGACGCAGAGTGGAACATCCTGTACGACAAACTGGAGAAAATCTATCAGTCAGGAGCCAAGGTGGTTTTGTCCAAGTTGCCTATCGGTGATGTGGCCACCCAGTACTTTGCTGACAGAGACTTGTTCTGCGCCGGTAGAGTTCAGGAGGAGGATCTGAAGAGGACCATGATG GCCTGCGGAGGCTCCATCCAGACCTCAGTCAGCGCCATGACAGACGACGTCCTGGGACAGTGTGAACTGTTTGAGGAGGTCCAGGTCGGAGGAGAAAG GTATAACTTCTTTAAGGGATGCCCCAAGGCGAAGACATGCACCATCATCCTGAGAGGTGGAGCAGAACAGTTTACAGAGGAGACGGAGCGATCGCTGCATGATGCCATCATGATCGTGCGCAGAGCCATCAAG AACGACGCCATTGTAGCAGGTGGAGGAGCCGTGGAGATGGAGCTTTCCAAGTACCTGCGGGATTATTCCAGGACCATCCCCggaaaacagcagctgttgatCGGAGCGTACGCCAAGGCCCTGGAGGTCATCCCAAGACAGCTTTGTGACAACGCTGGCTTTGACGCCACAAACATCCTGAACAAACTGCGCGCCAAACACGCACAG GGCGGTATGTGGTACGGTGTGGACATCAACAACGAAGACATCGCAGACAACTTTTCTGCATGCGTCTGGGAGCCGTCCATCGTGCGTATCAATGCTCTGACGGCAGCATCCGAGGCGGCCTGCCTCATCCTGTCAGTGGATGAGACCATCAAGAACCCCCGCAGCTCTGTGGATGCACCTCCAGGGGGCGCCGGCAGGGGCAGAGGGAGACCCCATGCTCACTAA